Proteins from a genomic interval of Osmia bicornis bicornis chromosome 13, iOsmBic2.1, whole genome shotgun sequence:
- the LOC114871816 gene encoding rRNA-processing protein UTP23 homolog: MKTARQKKARRHLGFFINNFKFRPPFQVLIDGTFAFAALENKFNIQDQLSKYFQSEMKLLTTPCIILETEKLGSFSKAVSGAMQIVKQYPIHKCGHEKNPITGIKCLQTMVKRNNESRYIVATQDRELQDILRKVPGVPILYLHGKAPTLEAPSQANREYAEKSHKELGMTAWEKDNIKTLKEAAGMTEQTEIRLKKKKRKGGPNPLSCLKKKKKPQTETVRNITAKQSNKVQKRKKKKIAPHIKEVLVAEIKK, translated from the exons ATGAAAACAGCTCGACAAAAGAAAGCAAGAAGACATTTAGGctttttcattaacaatttcAAGTTTAGACCACCGTTTCAAGTTCTTATTGATGGGACATTTGCATTTGCTGCTCTGGAG aataaatttaacATACAAGACCAGTTATCAAAGTATTTTCAATCTGAAATGAAACTATTAACTACACCATGTATCATTTTGGAAACAGAGAAGCTAGGCTCCTTTTCAAAGGCAGTTAGCGGTGCTATGCAGATAGTGAAACAATATCCAATACATAAATGTGGACATGAAAAGAATCCAATAACTGGTATAAAATGTTTACAAACAATGGTTAAAAGAAACAATGAATCTAG GTACATTGTAGCTACTCAAGATAGAGAACTCCAAGATATTTTGAGAAAAGTTCCAGGTGTTcccatactatatctacatggtaAAGCACCAACTTTAGAAGCACCTTCACAAGCAAATCGTGAATATGCAGAAAAAAGTCATAAAGAGTTAGGAATGACTGCGTGGGAGAAAGATAATATCAAAACATTAAAAGAAGCAGCTGGTATGACAGAACAAACAGAAATAagattaaagaagaaaaagaggaaaggtGGGCCAAATCCACTTAGTtgtttaaagaagaaaaagaaaccacAGACAGAGACTGTGAGAAACATTACAGCAAAACAATCTAATAAAGttcagaaaagaaagaaaaagaaaatagcaCCACATATTAAAGAAGTATTAGTagctgaaataaaaaaataa